One Aneurinibacillus migulanus genomic region harbors:
- a CDS encoding STAS domain-containing protein has translation MFDAALDQLDTGILIIDTDFVITFMNEACERILDVRREDALGRNIDEFFNHPSQHIRNLQQTLEEEREITLDVLSYKRGKHDKFLRQQTRLLREGGAIVGAMTELKDITGYVKKERELQAIIRNMTVNIVPVADKIGALPLQPIIDESHKHILLERTLTLCMSLRLEKLAIDLTAIPSMDDEVAHSLMRLIEALRLIGIEVIITGIRPEVAMTLVTSGYHLDECPSFAHLSQALAYFTAV, from the coding sequence GGACTTTGTGATTACGTTTATGAATGAGGCCTGCGAACGTATTCTTGATGTACGCCGCGAAGATGCGCTTGGACGAAATATCGACGAATTCTTCAACCATCCGTCCCAGCATATAAGGAATTTGCAGCAGACACTGGAAGAAGAGCGGGAGATTACGCTCGATGTCTTATCGTACAAAAGAGGAAAGCACGACAAATTTCTGCGCCAGCAAACGCGTTTGTTGCGAGAGGGCGGGGCGATTGTCGGCGCTATGACGGAATTAAAAGATATTACTGGTTATGTTAAAAAGGAACGGGAATTGCAGGCCATTATTCGTAACATGACAGTAAATATCGTTCCTGTTGCAGATAAAATCGGAGCGTTGCCGTTGCAGCCCATTATAGATGAGAGTCACAAGCATATCCTGTTGGAACGTACGCTTACTCTCTGTATGTCGCTGCGTCTGGAGAAACTAGCCATAGATTTGACAGCCATCCCATCGATGGATGATGAGGTTGCCCATAGTTTAATGCGGCTAATCGAAGCTCTTCGGCTAATTGGTATCGAGGTAATTATTACCGGCATCCGTCCCGAGGTGGCAATGACGCTTGTGACTTCAGGTTATCATCTCGATGAGTGTCCCTCGTTTGCGCACCTTAGCCAAGCTTTAGCTTATTTCACAGCTGTATGA